AGCTGAAAGGTTCTGCTGAGGGATGGTATGTAGTTGTTTGGGCATAGTCCCACAGCTTTTGCATTAGAGCTTCTTTGTGTCCCAGGAAACTGGAAGATGTCCTTACGAGAGACCTTATATGTGTCTCTCTATATATACCTGCAGTACAGCAGAAATACGGTGTAGTCCTGTTCCTAAGGCAAGCAAAAGTAAATGGGACTTGGATAAATGAGACCCTTGGCTGCCATTGCAAAGAAGATGTAAAAGAGTTGTCTACACTGTATGGCGCAGTGTAGCAATGTATGTGCAGTTCATCTGCAACAGCAGGAAGAGTTGACTACCTCTGGGATGTAGCGCAGCTAAGGTGCTAAAGGCAAGATTTAAATGCATGGTAAGCCTTTGAGATGTATCGCTCCTAGTCTCCAGCTGCCGCTGTGGAAGGGGCTCCTGTAGGGAGCCAGCCCTTTGTGGGGGAATCCTAAAGCACTTCAGGTGGCACCAGAAGTATTTATATGGGCAAGTGATTGCAGCCAGATTCAGCTCCAGAGAGTCTACGTGTGAGGTGAGCATCTATGCTCCCATTATGATTACTGAGGACCTAGAAGAGCAAGTCAGCTTAATCTGAcagtcactgctgcttttgggtATATGGGACTTCAGACACCGCATAGTATGTAGATCTCCAGAAACTATAAAGGAGTTTACATCctcagtcacacacacacactttaatGGAAGTGTCTTAGTCTTGACCTGATTCATACTCCCAAACCAAGCTCACCACTGAAGGGACAAAATGGTATTTAGCAAATATGCGCGAAAAGAAATCCCAGTTTCAAACCCTCTGACCATGTGGAAAACTGAAGTCCTCATCTACTTACAGATCTACACCTTTTAACTGAACGGTACTGTTTCCCAATAACTGTCATTCCTGTATGTTTTATATCCTCATAAAAGTCATgcaaattaacagaaaaatcaagagcaCAACCAATGTCTGCAGTGTGGGAAAATGACTTTGGGTTTCTTTGCATTGTGTATGTTTGAGTTCTCCACCCTGCGTTGCATGAAGATGAGATAATTGCACAGAATAAAATTCacaatgaaaacagttttcaaaattacCGGACTTCTGtaataaagcagattttttttagtattcttGAAGAACTAACTGGAATTAACATTACAGCTGAAGtcttaaaaacatatttgctgTAATTACATTCCACATAAATccttttgccattttaaaataagctatCAGCAATTTTTTCTTACATAAAGACCATGgtagtaatttaaataaaaactgaataaCGGCAGAGGATGAACAAAAGAAGTTCATATTGCAATACCTATTTCCAAGTAAATTCTGTCACTGGTTTTAACAGATGTGTTTAAACATTCTTCACACAGTATAGCATATCATTTCTCATTAGCATAGTGCTTAGGAATTTTAGAGTGGGGTTAGGTAGAGGAGAAAACACTCTCAAATACACTACTGGTTTAAATAcaagattattttgaaagacCTCGCATGTCCATGTTGATCTGCTACTCCAAAATGAGACCTAGGGTAAAAGGACACTTTTTCCAACTCTTCTGATCAGCCCGAGAAAAGTAGCTTGGGGTCAGAGAGAATGTGAAATGGAATCTAGACAAAAAGCAGTAATTCcttgcagctgctttcctttaACACATGATGAACTTCGATGTGATCCTGGCTGAGAAGCAAGACGTTAACAATTTGCCTTCATAGAAAATGCATCCATGCAGGGACAAGGAAAATCAGCCCAAGCTTTCAGCTCACATCTGGAGCTCCTCAAATTTCTGAGCAGATGGCTAATGATTTGCATTGTTGGACCGCTGCTTGCATTTGATTTTgcctgttttgatttttttcttgtttggatCTGGAATCAAAAGAAGTTtggtgtggcttttttttaataccagtaTAGCTGGAATCTCATGACAAATGTCGTTTTTGtgaggggaaataaaaactgtaattgAACACTTCTCACCAAAGAAGTTGAGGGAGAGATAAAGTGCCAAGTCACTCTGTGACCTTCTGGCAGGCATCCAGGTGCAATTCCATCTGTACCCCCTTTACCAGCAGTGAGCTGGGAGGATACTAGACTCacagaagagaccaaccccttccctgcccaccaAGTTGGCAGGGTCATTCCCTGGTGTCTTGCTGAGGGTAATCTGAATTCTCCAGTGTGGGAGGTTTTGCACAGCATCCTATGAAACATTTTCCGCGGCCAATATATCTCACTGCAAGAAGCGTAACACGAAGCTGAAGCACAGTTTTCACTTTCTCTGTTTCCTCTTCTGGTCTCTGCCACCCTCTGTTGTCATGAATGAGGGTACAGGGCAACTGCTAAGAGACATAAATCACTGAAGGTTGAATCCCAGCAACTGTACTTCTAGACGACCTCTAATAAAAAGGGTTACTGTATCTCTGAAAGTAGTTAGCAAGAAGCAGTAATGTATGTGGATTTTACTgagctttatttatttcacacatTCTCATAAAAGCAATAGCCAGTCTAAATGCATTGGggaatatataaaaacaaattaaatcacTTTTGTTGGAAACACCATCCATTTTAATACCAGTTTTCTGTTGCATCATTCTAGACAGACTTAACagtaaataaaaccccaaacgAAGGTCCTGACCTGCAAACACTTGCCCATACACTTACTTTTACAGTCATGAATAGTCCAATTGAATGCAAGAAGCCTAGTCCTCTTCCAGTTTCATTCAATGGGAGTTTTGTTACTGGAGTTTAATGGCCTTGGAGCAGGCCCTAGAAGAACATCTCTGTCAGTAAAATAAACAGACcacaaatacaagaaaaaattctgtAGCTGATTCTTGTACACATGTGCATTTTGTGAATGACTGCCTGAGTAAGGACTGAACTTTTGCAGGTCGCATTCATGGCTTCCATGGCTACTCACTTCAGCAACCAGAACAGTGGGATCATCTTCAGTAGTGTTGAAACCAACGTTGGGAATTTTTTTGATGTCATGACTGGGAGATTTGGTGCTCCAGTGAATGGTAAGTGtttgcaaaccaaaaaaatgcaattctgGGAGATAGAGATAGAGAGAAGTATGGTCAATAATGATGACAGACTAGTTAACTGCCTTTGCACAAGGCACTGATGAGACTCACTCTGCATAGCTCTTGATACCtactttcaggaaaaatgaaactggaaaCTGAGCAAGCCAAGAGAGGCACGGCCAGCCAGCAAGACTAGTGCTGGCacaaaggcaggaggaggtggcatggccagagctggggagggagcaggaccAGCTGCTTTGTGACCTTTAGCCCTTCAGTCACCGCAGTAAGATAACTACGTCCTTGatgttgcagcagcagcttcacagtcgcctcctccacctcctgcctccagccGCTCTCTTCATCTCCATCTTCCCTCATGCCAGTTCAGCTGTGAGCTGGCCTGTAGCAGATGGGTGGCTGGAAATGAGGTATTACAGTTTTTTCTGAGTTATTTCTCAGCTGCATCAGTCTCCCATCTTATGCAGCTGTGGTGCAGGAAGAACAGTAGGAGACAGGGGAGTCAGGGCCATAACCAAAATCGTGTCGAAGCAAAGCCTGAAACCACCTTCCTTCACTTGGCCTTTCTCACCCTGCCATTCATTTACTCACAGCTATGGGAAAAGGTGTTAAAGTCGGGCCCCCTGAGCTTGCTGTAGCACATCTTACTGATGTGTAAGTGATGAGAGGTGTGTCCTCACAGCTGCTTCCTTTTGAGGTTAATGTATACATGGATGTCAATAAACTTTGACATATTTATATGTCATAATTTAATGACTTTGATGCAAACTCCAAGCTCCCATTGCAGGGTCAATGCTACAGACTTCAGGAACCAGGAGCTCGTCTTCCTGCCTGGGGGAGTCTTGTAGAGCTCATGGCATGGTTGCACTGACAACATTGTTGGCACCTTTCAGACCAAGAAagagctaaaaagaaaaagggtaaTGGTGTGTTGTGCAAGAAGAGAAAGTGTTCACATCGTACGGCCAAGAGAACAGCAGTGAGTGCTGCTAAAACCACTCATGTCCTGCCTGACCTGGGCAATGTGGTGGCTGTTTGACAGCCTCTGTGGCTGAGCCCTGGCTGGCCTGGAGGCTGCCCCTCTAAGAGAGGGCAGGAGCGAGAAGGTAATGAAAAAATGGTGAGAGAGCGGTCACTAGGCTCAGCCTCTGACAAATTTCCCTTTCAGTGAGAACAAAGGGGTGAGTGGTCCTGCCATGTTCAGATAGAGCCATTTCTCTTGAACAGTACAGGGCAGAACCCCTGCCATATGCAGAATTAAAATTAGTCAGATATTGGCACACTGTAAGTGGAAGCAAAATACTCACTGAACAACTGGAAGGTAATTGTGCCTCAGCTATTACGTTTTCTGAGTAAGAAGCACAGATCTGTAGCATGACTACCTCCCTCTATGAAGCAAACACATTGTATTTGGTAATCTTTTCAGGGGTATATTTCTTCACCTTCAATATGATGAAACATGAAGATGTGGAGGAAGTGTATGTGTACCTGATGCACAATGGTAACACAGTTTTCAGCTTATATAGGTAAGTGAAGAGCCAGGccattttaatgcaaaacacATGTTTGCACAGAGGTAATAGCCTGCTCACATTTCAAGAAACAcaaaattgttcattttttaaagaaattctaCAGGGTAAAATaaccaacaaagaaaaagactgtATTTCACCCTCCTCAGCTTGCAAATTTGGGTGATGCTGGCCGCAGATCCTGCACCTAAAATTCAGCATTAAAACAAGTTCCTCAAAACTCAGGGGAAAGGAATTAGCACTGCAAGTCATGGTTGCAGTCCAGTGCCAATGTGTTGCCATTCTGCTAAGCCATatcttcatccttttttttgCCTGTCAGAGAAAGGGCATGTTGAAGTGTTCAGCAACTACTTACAGTCTTGTTAAAGACCAGGGGACAGCAATTTACTTTAAAGACGGAAAGCATTTCAACTGCAGTAGTAAGGACGAGTTAGAAGCAATGGTCCCCTATTTACTGGCTTTGTCACCATTAGCACATTTTGAATATAAAGTTTCTATACTCTTCATATTAGCTAGAGGATCATCAAGAACAGGATCCGTTTCGAGTTTATCAACTTCTATAAGAACCAGGTCAAAAAGCTTGTAGCCAGATGGATATTTGGAAATGATATGTGTTTGAAGagaatattatttctttaatatcaACCAGGGGTCTGATGCCAAAACCAAGCTTATCCCCTGAGCCTGAATAAACAGACACAAAAGCTTAGATTGATCACACCGGATTTTAGGTACTGAGATGATACGAGGTTCATTTAAGCTGTCAAGGTTTCCTCAACAGCCTGTACCATAAGCACCACCAAAGGTGCTTCATTCCCAACAGATTTTTCCcgcaaaaggaaaaagtgtctttttttttccgCCTGAAGCACTGGTATCAGAAAGGGCAACAGGTGGAAGAAGGGAAACCAACACTCAGGCAGAGCCAGAAGGTTAGCCCACTGAACCCATCTGCATTCCAATGAAAGGTGTCAGGATGGAGTGAGCTGCCTGTCTCTGCCCTCTGCTTGTGCTAGGAGCACAGGGGCTCAGCTCACATGAGACTCCTGacctggaggcatttaaagTTAGCTGGTGTGAATCCAAGGAAAAAAGCGTCAGAGGAAATCTGGAGTGTTGTGATGAAtgagcagttttattttaaacaacatATTTGTTCAtgtgcactggaaaaaaatacataagtTAAAATTCCAGAATTTCAGAAAGGGAGGAAATGATGCAATTAGGTAAGGTGCAAAATTTGACCAGAAGATCAAATGCAGAAAGATGCCAAAATTTCCTCATAAAGCTGGAAAAGTGTTGGCAAGCCTTTCAAGAAAGTTTTGCTTAGGATAACAATGTGTTTTCTTGGATTCTTTTTGAAAGTTGTTTGCTTGATCATTGTTGAGAAACAAAAAGCTGACTTGTTAAAATATTCATCTTTAGCTATGAATcaaaagggaaagcagacaCGTCAGGGAACAGTGCAGTCCTAAAACTTGCCAAGGGAGATGAAGTTTGGCTGCGAATGGGAAATGGAGCCCTCCACGGGGACCATCAACGCTTCTCCACCTTTGCtgggtttcttctttttgaaaccaagtaaaaaaagaaacagcctgATAGATGTTTATCTGaggaaacttctttttttggaaCCGGTATTTTTCTCTGGACTGTGGAATAGCGttacaataatgaaaaatcaagaAGGCTTGTTCTGATGCAATGCATTGCTATTTGTGTCTCAGAGGTGAGCTGAATCAATTGGGTAGTTGACACAGATTCACAGATGTATTGTCATCTGGGTTATGTCTAGTGAATTGTTAAATGTTGCTATTGCTCTCTTCTCCAAAGtgactgaaaaacaaaggaaaaggatttaaaataatttagagagCAGTTTGCACAGTAAAGTGAGTTTTGTCTGTAGATATACTTTAGTCAAGTATATGCCAGGAACTGAACAATTGACTCGTTTTTCTGTTCACTTATTCAGTTCTTATTACATGTTCATTTAAGTTTGCATCATGGAAACAGGCCTGAATGAATTATAAGTAGGCTCAGCTGAGACCACATTTAAAGGAAGAAGTTTTTACTGGACTAGGATGAACTTtacaaatagaagaaaaaaaaatgtgaaaataaagttATCAAAGATTCAGGTTTATTGCATTTCCATCTCAAACCTCTGAAGATGTATCTGGTATCATATTTCATAGATTTTTAGTATGTATTTATGCTCACTctctttctcttaaaaaaaaagtagtagtaaTTCTTGCCTTACAGCAGCTTGAAGCTAAAGTAATTTAGCCTACAGTGTGCAGGGGATCAGGCAAGGGAAATGTAATGTTTCTTCTAGCCTTCAAACTGTTTAAACCTGATGTATCTGAATGCAAGGTGTCAAAGCAGAAGCATATACACTGGAGAAGTTGGGATATGTCAACAGCACAAACAGAGAAACACAAGCTTTGTGGAGTTTGGAGCTCTTACAGAAGGACGTACCTTTGAATATTGCATATTTACTTAACAGTGAAGTTGTTGATAAAGTTTTCCTAGCAGCCTTCCAAGAACTagtatttcaggaaaagacATTGCAggctggcaaagcagcagctaccCAGTTCAATATTTAACTGGTGAAAGCAAACGCTGTCTGGCTCAGAAGTTCTGGTCACAGTAAATTGGGCCATTCTTCAACATTAATATTTGCCGCCAGCTTTTCAAAATTCGGGTACCTGAAATTCTGTcttgctattttcttttcatcGGAATCAGCACCAAATATACTAAGACAATACTGAAGTCTGATTGTGTCTTCTGCTCACTCTGGCTCTCCACACACAAtctaatgaaatataaattacattttaacacACATTAAGTTTTAACCTGACATTACCTGCCTTTAATGTATAACAAGTAGGTGGggttaggaaaaatttatttgatGTTCTTTTATATTTGATACAGACATCAGTAGCGCAACAATAGAGTGAACCAATCAAAATCTGCCCTATGAATTTGTATGTTCTTGTACACATTCCTAGTGTATGTAAACCACACCTTATGAAAAATGCATGCTGATGCTTGATGATTAtgccttgtgattttttttagttttatctatcaaacacagaaaatattagcTTTAATGAACGGTTTTCCAATgagttttattgtttctttatgATCTTGGGTCAGGTTTGCACCACTTAAGTTTTCAAAACCTGAGACCACGTTATTTcaataaattctgtaaaattCTGGCATGCCTTCAAACTAAGACTCACCCACCAGGTAATCAGATAATGTTATTCTTTTGGAATAAGTGCACAAGTTGTGTGAAATATACAACATCACAAGCTAATGTTAACAGTAGGAAAAATCttgagaaaagtatttcttgttGTGTTAGGAATCTTTACTTACTTTGTAAAACATACATTTACCCAATAAAGAGTAACATTCATAAAACTATACTGCTTTGTTTATACCTATATTTACCAGGGACCTTACCATTTGAAGACTATGGAGATATATTCTTAATATGTATTTCCCAAGCATTCATTTTGCTATTGAATAGGAGAAAGCCAGCAAAAAGGgtcaaaatatatttactttatatatgtgtgtgtgtgtctctctctctctctatatatatacatatacatgaaATTTAAATCCCCAAGGTTTCCTCTGGggacatttttcctttatggCATGGCcattttaatccttttcagCCAGAATAAAGCACTTAGAAACTTAGAAACTATGATACATACACTCATTTTAAGCTCCTTTACATTATCTCTTGTGATAACCATGATAAAAAAGAGAGCCAAATGTTGCCATCCtcattttatgttgttttcaCAAGTTTTGTGAAACTTGGTTTGCTAAGAGTGGAAAGCAACTAAGAATTGCCACAAAAGCTTCTGACAAACAGCAGCATGGTCTCAGTTCCAACATTAAAGCTAAGAAGTTTTTTACATCAAGGTTGAAAATTCCTAGCTTTTGCATGAAATCTCTGTGGTCTCTTCTCTGCAAAATTACTGCATGCAATCTCTGCTGAGTGTGTAATACTTTACAAATACATTGTCAACTTACATATTCATTTCAAAGATCCTTCAAAAATATAGCAGCTGATGTaaattctgtgtgtgtgtgtgtgtgtgtgtgtgttcctgcTCCTTAAAATTATCGTTTTCTATTCAGTAGATCATGTGGAATGTATGGTTTTCCTCAGCAATTTTTATGAAAACTAGTCATCTTCCCATTGCTGCTGATAATGGAAAGCTTCTTGCTTAGTAGATGCTCAAGACAAAGTGTCTACTGTTAAAGacttttgtccttttttataAAGTAGATGGTATCCTGTAATTTGTTACGAGTGAGAAACTTTCTGGAAACTCAAAAGATGCAGCTTGGAATATACTTAATGGTTTCTTGTCTGCTAAGCTGAGTTTATGTCTCTTTCCTCCGCTCCACGAGCTCTCGGATTTAACCAAAACTTGGCAAGAGCTGCAAGCCCCTGCCTGCCACGAGAGCTGTGGTTTGGTAGGCGATATCCTGCCCCTGTGGTAGGAGCTGGCATCctagcagaagaaaacactacCCCACACAGAGACAAGTTGAGTTCTGCTCTGTGTGAAACACCAGCCCCCACTCTTGGTTCCCCCTTGCCCCTGAGACCCATGGACCGCTGTCCTTCCCTGTGATGTCCTTGCAAGGCAGCAGCTCTCATCTCCAGCTGTGTTAGGAGCATTAAGGgctgcattttgcaaaacagGTCTGTGTGCCACTTGAGAGATGCTGGCCAGACCCCCTTGGCTGAGGGAAAACACAacttttgcatgaaaaaaatgaactagAATGAAACCTAATTGACGGAAAATGTCTTAAGTCTGGGTCCCAGTTTCATGCGTGGTGtgttaaagaaagcagaa
This region of Falco naumanni isolate bFalNau1 chromosome Z, bFalNau1.pat, whole genome shotgun sequence genomic DNA includes:
- the C1QTNF3 gene encoding complement C1q tumor necrosis factor-related protein 3 isoform X2, with protein sequence MAEKDFISWHLLALFFLPFCLCQEEYMEPPQTGPQNPDCSSCCRGDFGVRLYQGPPGPPGPPGMPGNHGNNGNNGATGQEGAKGEKGDKGDMGPRGERGHHGPKGEKGYPGIPPELQVAFMASMATHFSNQNSGIIFSSVETNVGNFFDVMTGRFGAPVNGVYFFTFNMMKHEDVEEVYVYLMHNGNTVFSLYSYESKGKADTSGNSAVLKLAKGDEVWLRMGNGALHGDHQRFSTFAGFLLFETK